The Plectropomus leopardus isolate mb chromosome 1, YSFRI_Pleo_2.0, whole genome shotgun sequence sequence TCAATCCAGAAGTGGGATGCCACTACATTCAAAATAGCCCTGTATAAAAGTCTTGCTGTACATCAttatacagtgtgtgtacacCCTGACTGTTTCATTTTTGGGCCCCTTCCCTCCAATACATCAACATGGACATCTTTCAATATGGACCTGCAGAGCCGGAGACCCCCTGCAGTCCCACTCCCACAGCTTTAGACATATACACAGGCTACtagttttttccccccttttgaCACCATATTAACACCCGTATTGCCACCATTTTAGACAGTTTACAATACAAAACATTAGCCACACCaagatattaataatgataatgacttTACAAATTGACTCAATTTAGGCCAAAGAGACACTGCACACCAGGAGAAAAATGTGATACAGcattatatcacaatatttttgagtgGCAATACTGTACCATGACCAAAactccaggttttttttttttagttttttttaaatgacatgagtgattaataaaatgcaacttaaacttttggtagcctactagaataataattCAGTTGCTTTTTTAATCCCCTAGATACAATCAGCTGCAATTAAAAttaagtgagatgaacagagcGGTTTATTTCGGGGCCTGGTATAACCTGGTCACTGACTGTCGTTAAAACTCGTCTAAAACTGGGCAAGGTTTCTCAAATCTTCTCCAACATCAGTAATATATTACACctgtaggcaggtttccattacagatttgcgcataacttaagctttattttttaaatgttgataaaacagaaTTGTGAGATGACTCATTTCCTTgaagtgatgttctgcgacttcacCTCTGGTGATAGCATCCCATTAACCATGGCGATGAaagttcaaaacattagcagctttatttctgttgcagccaccacactagccgtcattatttccaatccaaggccacgtaggcgtggtGTGAAGctataatggaaaggcgagccccttatacgtgggagggGCCACATATGAGccatttctgggaggtgatggtccacgatttcacagaggaaatgtggattcaaaacttatGGATGTTCccctcaacttttgaagagttatgtgatgcagtaacagctcttgtagctcctgttgcatcatgagggagccagttcctactgacaagcacacagccatagcatcatgtgacctagaaaagtcaaaaaagtgtccccattgcagttttgtgaaatatggctttttccaatggcctgaaataccacctcatgccagcATAAAAAACTTTCTGCGATAAATAGGAGTTTTTAAGAAATTGACTTGTTTCAATTAGGcaaatttttttattcacaatttcaatttgcgcagtttgagggtCAATGGAAACCCGCCTCAAGTTCTTCCAGTTTGTCCTTCTCCTGTTCCAGCATGTCCCCTGTGCAACAAAGCAGCTCCATTAAGACAGTTTGGTGTGGAAGAACTTGACTGGTCTGCAAAGAGCCCTGATCACTACTTCATCCAGCCCCTCTGGGATGAGCCAGACCCACTCACCCAGCAGCAGTGTTTTGAGCGCGTGTTTTATTATCACATATGGGTGTACTGTTCCAGTGTCCTCATACTTTTGGTCATGTAGTGTGCCTACAACAGAAGTGTGACTTGAAAGTCACctgaacaaaataagaaaaaaaaacatcccaaactcattttaatgaaaaacttaCAATTAGTTCCACATCCTCTTTCTTGATGGTGACTTTGGCCAACTCCTTTTCTCTGGAAGCAGAACACACAGTGACAACAGGCTGCATGTCAGGACGCTTTAAGGGTtaataaacatggaaaaataccTCAACCCGCTCAGCAGAAATGCTGTTGTTCTTTCTCACAGTGAACTGTGGCTTTGCTTTCTGTGATTAATGGCTAACACCTGAGGTGAGTACCACAAAGTCAGATAATGAGGTATGTTACGCCAACAGCCAAAGTCTTCTATTCTACAAAGGCTGAAGATCGCTATGGTAACTCATGATGCAGACCTGACCAAGTCTGGACCAGCTCAGAGTTTCTGATTTGTACATTACAGCTAATAGAACACCAATTACAAAATTGATTTGTCTACTGGtgccaaaaaaattactttactTTCCTATTCCCAAATTCTGAAGTTGTGTCCACGACTCCTTCATTATGTCACACTGTTGTTGAGCATAATGTTCATATCTGCTCCATCAAGGTTAAAGTTTCAGAGCTGTAGAATGTGCAGCTGTCACTTTAGGATTAATCATGATggcaatttaaatatattcacTTCAGAATTTACACAATCAGTAATTTTCTGCCAGCATTCATCTGTTGCCTTATTTATAGCacctgttgatttttttctgtaatattttttatattcttcaTAAGAATATAAAAGGAATATATAAGGAATTTGGCGGCATACGATTAATGTGTTTTGCGCTTTAGAGACGTCAAATGGCATGAAACAGGCCCTTTTCTGTGAAGCTGCAGCGAGCCTGGTGGAGAGGGACGGGGTTAACAAAGACCTCTGTCATTGTGCCCGTTATCCCTGACTGAAGCTTTGTTAATCCAACTGATGCAAAAAGAGCCCGACTCCGTCTGACTTGTTCGGTAGCACGCCCCTCTGGATTCATGTGCCAtccaaaattaatgaaaaaggaGCTGATGCTGCTTATAGACACGTTTTCTGTCCACATGGAGAGATATCATGAATCTTACCTCTcttgtttggctttctgttctCGTGACCTCCTGTCTCCGATCACTGACATGGCCTGAAAGCAAAACACATTATTTGTATTGTTATCATGTATTCATCTTTTTTAACCACTTTGAAATATGAAAGCCACTGTGACGTCACGACAAAGAGAACATCTGATGACCATCAAAGTCTCTATCCAAAACccttgttttacaaaaaaaatccatgaataaataacaattatattTGCACGGTAAAATAACCACTGGTTaggaaatatttgtatttaaaatggaaaatctaatctattttttttaaataaagcacaaacaggctgctgtatttatgtgtgtattatCAACATATAATCATAAAGTTGTTGTTTactataaatgtataaaatggcaccatatttaatacaaaatattttatatttcacttGCATCTGCTAATAAACTGTCTATAATTTTCTGGATAATACAAGAGAATAAGACAAATTGCTGGGCTGAGAAATCAATTAATCCCTAACTTCCTGGCTCAGTTGCTTACAAAAAATTACCCAGAATTGGCaagtaattaataaaaagttacatgaaaatgacctgaaaatacacacacacaataaacaaaaaacaaaaaatggttttaaaaaacccacaagaAACAGCTTGAGGAAGtgctaaaaaagtaaatataattcacttttaaaaaaaaaccaaaaaaaaaaaaccataaatattctaatattttttttctctgtctcttttttatctttcattcttttttaaacttattttcacttcattttcttGACAGCcatcctaatttcttgcaattttcaggACATCTCTCGCCAAGTTTCTCactgcctttttagccatgttttcaaaagaaatcaaaaccagtttgctcaggttccaaaggtttaaacatGGAAGGCGTCCAAACgtaacacaagaaaatgaagtcagtccaggtttcaaagggttaatattccACTCATCTGAAGTGATTGTACCGGGGTATTGTTTTTAGGTTATGCAAATTATGAAACATCAATTTGACATCTAATGTTGAATGGCAAAGCAACTAATGACTGATTTGTCTTCTAAGACTATCTCTGTTTATTTGCCAGCTGAGGGTGACAACAATAACAAGCCCACAGCTGACTCTGCTTTCCTGAGCAGGTGTCTTGATAGCTCAACATGGAAAGAGGGTCTTTCCAGCACCTGCTACTGATGTTAGAGATAATCTTTCAGTTTGAGCATCTAAATCCACTCCTTCCAGGATGCTTCTTAAAAACTCATTCCACCAGTATCTCCTTTACAAGGAACAAATGACTTCAAATGGTTCAGTGTCAAACAAAAAGCTCTGAATGAACAAACACAGATGTGATAACAGAAAGAATCTTTTAGTTAAGATTCTGCAAATATGTTCCGCTCGGTCACATGTAGCGAAAAACCctaattaaatacaaatacctcaaaaatGAACTTAACTTTCTGTTAACATGCTGGTTGGATGAAGGACAGCGTGCACTGTGACGTTAGCTTTAGCTGCACAGCGTTAGCTCTGAGGCTGTTAGCCACTGAGCTAATCATTCACTACACCATTAGCCAACAAAAGCTAACAGCATCTTAGCACATTGAGATCAAGCAAAACAATAACTAGACGGCTGCTCACGAGACAGTAACAGATGTACACGCGGACACTGACACAGCTGACTGTGAGTGAGCAGCGGCCGCATGTTTCCGGCTAACGTTAGCCCGCAGCTCTCACCGTTTCTAAGTCAGAGCTGGAGATTTCTTTCTCCTCCGCGTAGTCCGTGACTCTCTCAAGGTCAGCGGCTCCGCTGTCATGTTTCCGAGGCTTCTCTGCCGGTTTGCCCGTGCAGTTTTCCTCGGCTTCCAGGTCCAGATCGACGTCTCCTTCTGCCGCCATGTTTGCTCCCGTGAGACCGGAACAAAGAGAAAAGTTCCACCAGCCGTCGGAGGGAAAACGCGGTAGTACCGGAAGGTAACGCTAATTTAAAGCGGAAATCCATAGATGTATTATAGGGAAGTGATTTATTATGTTAGGAggtattttaaagaaacaattgACCCTTTGCATTACATAAGAACAGTGaaatctgaaataataaaatgtgttaaaagtaGATTTTAACTGAGAATCACAACTCAATATCCTGCAAGTTGATTTGCCTGCCATAACCTACTGAAATGATTATAAGCTAAAAGCGGCCCCACAAACCACTTTGCCTAAAATCACAGCAGAGTTTGAGCAATGTATTTGCAGTAATCGTTAGTGAATGTGCTCTATAATCCAAAGACACATCAGTAACCTAGTTTTCTACGCGAGTGAAGGGTTTTACAGAAAGTTTTCTGACAGGTTTTCCCACAATTAAGTATATTTTACTGTATCTGCCACCTTAACCAGCAATTTCTGGAGAAAATCCACTGTCAAAGGTAAAAGATTTGgtttaacctaaaaaaaagttagtgtctggGCCACCTTAAAGTTTAAAGTAGACTGAATTTGAcatatctttttaaatttagtctATTTCAACATTTAAGGCAGCCCGCACaccaacatttttcagttttttttttttcacaaatagtttgtgtttacagtgtacaacaaaATCCATCAAGGACAGAGGGACGTGCGTTATTTTGTGAATTAGCAATCAAACCCTAAAATGATGACCATCTTTGGTCTGAACAACAAACATTTGATATGTGTATTGTCAGTCAAGTGaatgagattttctttttttttttttttgtcaggccTTAGGCTACTTTCCGATCTGATCAACTGTGACGATCATGCATCATTATGTCTGATGGATCTACTATGATGTTACTGTCTGAGGGATGGTAATAAAAAGACATCAGAAGGATTTGTGGAGTTTACACTGTGGATTACTAAATCACTGTGCTCCTCCTCATTCTATTCCTGTCTGTTATAAGAGGTTTACTTGTACAAATACAATGTCCCCAGACTTCTCCAACCCTTTGAGCCTTTTTCAGTGCACCTACCAACCAATAATCAGATTAAAGGAAAGAGAAACCTGTGCGTGTGAAGGACTGAAACCCACATAAGTGctctctgttttcactgcttcATCCCTCCGGAGATGTGTGTGGCCGAGAGGAGTCAGAGGAATGGCCCTGGCATCAGAGAAGCATCGCCATCATCACGCCAACCCCTTCATCCTGCTGTATGACTGACGGCTAACTGACTGTTCAGAGCTCCCATCAGCTCGCAGGCCTCAGGGACGGGATGTCGGGACACTGGCTTCGGTCTCAGGTGAGACTGCAGCAGGGGATCTGAGATGATGCTGACATAATAAAAGCATGGTGCATAGCCCTAAGGGTGGgggaaaaatgagaaaatgtcaaCATCCATGTGAAAGGGTTTAACtaaaaaattagatttaaaaaaaaaaatagtgtcttaaaaaaaaggacccccccccccccgaaacctgagcaaatttgtttgatttcttttgaaaagatgaTTAGAAAGGAGATGAGCAGCTTAAGagatgtttcacaaattgcaggaaattaggaaaataaaaagacagggagaaagggagagagaaaaaaaaaatagtagaagGTGataataaagggaaaaatccaGACTACTATGTTAACAGTTATTATTCTAATTCTTAACTattttatctattcatttattaacaattttgtttcctttgttaatttcttttacttttttattttttaaaaaaaaaaaccattttgtttttctgctagatttcaggtaatttgcttGTAGCTCATAAGATGTaacttcccatgtttttgaaaaaaaatctaaccaatttgcatgcagttttaaggacattttaagagtttacttatgtacagtatttgtcaacttcctgtttccatGAGGACACACTGTATAACTAATAAACACTAATATTTgcttaacaataacaacaacaacaacaacaacaacaataataataataaaatacagtaataataagaataatgtTAACactaaatatgtataatgtgctgagagtgtaaagtgtataaaaaaaatataaaactatgtgccttatgctacaatacaGTGTATAACTATGTATGTAAGTTAGAAATTTGAATGATGCTTCAATGTACAACACAAAATATACATAAGTATTTCATAAGTAATTCAAGATTtggaagaatattgcacatatGGAGTTATATTACAGCTATAGGactaagggggggggggggtaagtAATGATCATTGTAAGTAATCACAAGCTGTGGAATACTGTTTTACAGCACGCTGTAGCATCAAGACTTCTCTTAATTTGAACTAAGGTGTAGACAGAGGTGTCCGCATACTTTTGGTCATGTAGTGTAAATCATACTTGATCAACCTAACATGGACTCTTAAACATAATGAATGTTCATTATATGCACCAAACACCAAGGCAAATCCTTTGTGAATGAAAACAGACTTTCAGACTTTCAGCTCATTCTGACTCTGAGCCAATCAGCAGCCGATATACAGAACATATGGAAGCAAAATGAGTTAAACATCAGGTTTGAGTGTCAGACCAATAAAAACAAGAGCCTCTTTCCATTTTGTAGTTGAAGTTCAGCCACGAATTGGTGAGTTAACAAGTGTGGCAGTGGTGATTCTGTTGACTGGTTTAATAATCGGTCCTGAGAATATGAGCCGGCTGTGCACTCAGTCATGCCGCAGTTATGAATGGCTACATTGTGTTTCTATGGGAAGGACAGCTCTTATTGCTCGCAACAACATCATTCACAACACCCGGCTTTTTATTCACTTACATGTAAAACAGGTTTAAAGAACAATGCTGATCCTGAACCGTTAGctcattgtttttctcagaAAGAGTCCTCCGTGAATCATGAATGGATGATTTTCCTTGTCCTTTTTCTGTAAACAAGCTTGGACGTGGGCCAACTGTTATTGCGCAAGCCTATTGAAACCATAGATTGAACGTTTTCACTCAAGCGGCTATTTGCATCCgcttatttgcttttgtttgtcctCTTTGGCACGGCCCCCTCTCCCACAAGACAGCAGTAATTATCTGAGAGTGAGCAGGGCCCCCAGGAATGCTGCTCAGGGCAACATGTGTTTATCACAGGGACCTCCTAGTTTACACCCACTCATGATGGAGGGAATGGAGTGAGATTACGGACACTGTGTGAAGCAATGGTTCTTTCTACACTGGTCGGGATGTTTTGTCACATAGTTTGTCACATAATGTTCATCTCTGTTTGCAATAACAATATCTGTTGCGTTCAGACtacatcatttttcttaaaaactgtaaaaaaaaaaaaaaaaaattaaaaaaaacttctctttttttaaatgaattttaatgttttacagtttatgaAATCATAAATAGTTAAGTCAGACAGACTGAGGTAATGGGGTGTCTGTAAGCAAACCACAGCATTCCACATAAtctaaaaggaataaaaaaacagagagaatttcatttgtttgtttttctgtacaaaccaaataatgaaaaaagacatttgttttcttattatctgctaaaaaaaggaaaaatcaaatgaataggaaacaaaaacaaaataacaaaaagtcaaatttacgTTGTTTACAGTGCGagtattttgtgtgcatatttatCATCCTGTGGTGCTGGAGGGAGGGATGGGGGGCAGCATCCAGAGAGTGTTCAGTGCTCTGATGCTTGTGGGAAAAAACAATTGCACAGTCTGGCAGATCTTGCACGGATCCTCTGGAGCCTCCTTCCAGGTGGCAGGAGTGTGAGGAGGTGGGATTGATGGAAGGGGCCAGTGATGATGCTGGTGGCCCTTCTGACACACTGTGCGTTGATGAAGGGAGAGAGACACCTGTGATCCTTCGAGCTGCTCTCAGAGTTCTCTGCAGGGGTTTGCAGTCAGCAGCTGTACAGTTCCCAGTGATGCAGTGTGTTAGGATGCTTTCCACAGTTAGTCTGTTGAATGTTGTCATGACGAATGGTGGAGAGTTCGCTTTCCTCAGTCTCTGCGGAAGTTGAGACGTTGCTGGGCTTTCTTGATGAGGGCTGTGGTGTTGATGGACTAGTTCAGATTGTCTGCAACGTGTACTACTAGAAACTTGGCACTGCTGAATCTTTCTAAGACTGAGATTACAaagacttaaattaatctttttttttttttttaactaaaatgaaGT is a genomic window containing:
- the hypk gene encoding huntingtin-interacting protein K gives rise to the protein MAAEGDVDLDLEAEENCTGKPAEKPRKHDSGAADLERVTDYAEEKEISSSDLETAMSVIGDRRSREQKAKQEREKELAKVTIKKEDVELIMSEMEISRAVAERSLREHMGNVVEALVTLTN